The following are from one region of the Dreissena polymorpha isolate Duluth1 chromosome 2, UMN_Dpol_1.0, whole genome shotgun sequence genome:
- the LOC127868358 gene encoding 60S acidic ribosomal protein P2-like produces MRYVAAYLLAALAGKNSPSAADIEKILGSVGIECEADKVKKIIAELNGKKLEDLIAEGSKKLASVPSGGGAAAPAAAAATGGGGAPAGGAAPKEEKKEEKKKAESEESDDDMGFGLFD; encoded by the exons ATGCGTTACGTGGCCGCCTACCTATTAGCTGCCCTTGCCGGCAAGAATTCTCCATCAGCCGCTGACATAGAGAAAATTCTCGGAAGTGTTGGTATTGAATGTGAGGCAGAcaaagtaaagaaaattattgcAGAATTGAATGGGAAGAAGTTGGAAGACTTAATTGCTGAAG GATCCAAGAAGCTGGCCTCAGTTCCCagtggtggtggtgctgctgcccctgctgctgctgcagctactggtGGTGGTGGAGCTCCAGCCGGTGGAGCTGCCCCAAAAGAAG AGAAgaaagaagaaaagaaaaaagcAGAGTCCGAGGAATCTGATGATGACATGGGCTTTGGACTATTCGACTAA
- the LOC127868355 gene encoding vacuolar protein sorting-associated protein 29 isoform X3 codes for MLVLVLGDLHIPHRCPGVPNKFKKLLVPGKIQHILCTGNLCTKESFDYLKTLASDVHVVRGDFEENMNYPEQKVVTVGQFRIGICHGHQVVPWGDTESLAMVQRQLDVDILISGHTHKFEAFEHESKFYINPGSATGAYNALDSEIVPSFVILDIQQSTVVAYVYKLINEEVKVERIEYKKN; via the exons TTAGTTTTAGTACTTGGGGATCTACACATTCCACACAGATGTCCTGGTGTTCCCAACAAATTTAAGAAGTTACTTGTCCCTGGGAAAATTCAACATATTCTGTGCACAGGAAACCTGTGTACCAAAGAATCATTTGACTACCTTAAAACTCTAGCCAGCGATGTGCATGTTGTCCGTGGGGACTTTGAAGAG AACATGAATTATCCAGAGCAGAAAGTAGTGACAGTGGGACAGTTTCGTATCGGCATATGCCACGGTCACCAGGTTGTTCCATGGGGTGACACAGAGAGCCTCGCCATGGTTCAGCGCCAGCTTGACGTAGACATCCTCATATCTGGCCACACTCACAAGTTTGAGGCTTTTGAGCATGAGAGCAAATTTTACATCAATCCCGGCTCAGCGACAGGTGCTTATAATGCCCTTGACAG TGAAATTGTTCCATCCTTTGTGATCCTGGACATCCAGCAGTCGACAGTGGTAGCCTATGTGTACAAGCTCATCAATGAGGAGGTGAAGGTAGAACGAATAGAATACAAGAAGAACTGA